A stretch of the Streptomyces ortus genome encodes the following:
- a CDS encoding tetratricopeptide repeat protein: MARSKPNQQLKRLIREAGLSGEALARSVNLAAAENRRVLQYNRKSVAGWLAGSRPPAPVPMLVAEILTRRLGRHISVQETGLAHVPDEPTDALHATGGRGREALAMLTKADIAPGTRAAFRVSPFRPGSAPPVWTDTEPQPTRGDWRLGPGDLAALSHTITHYAETIDTYGGAHGRTALATYLATDGAAFLAARTDRRTHSLLLGRLSRLTHLLARMSADCRQSGVAQQYFHVAAQIAIEAGDRTQYAVTLRAMSTQANQLGHRDPALARSAWSTAPEDAPPPIRAYLMSHLAVVHATAGEENRSLSALSDAMTLHGGQDDPSSPFSGYPMAALHYQRGHVHQSLGDYGRAAQAFAASLRHRPPRAHRARALTLAKLGEIHLLEGRLDRACAVTDRLLDHYGRIRCPRTTDRLEDLRSRLLPYAGRPSVRSTLDRLDGYTTYQSFPERLAV; this comes from the coding sequence GTGGCACGCAGCAAGCCGAATCAGCAGCTGAAACGTCTCATACGCGAGGCGGGATTGTCGGGCGAAGCTCTGGCCCGGTCCGTCAATCTCGCCGCCGCGGAGAACAGGCGGGTGCTCCAGTACAACCGCAAATCGGTTGCCGGGTGGTTGGCCGGCTCCCGGCCCCCGGCCCCGGTACCCATGCTGGTGGCCGAGATCCTGACCCGGCGGCTCGGCCGGCACATCAGCGTCCAGGAGACCGGACTGGCACATGTTCCGGACGAGCCGACCGACGCACTGCACGCGACCGGCGGCAGAGGCCGAGAGGCGCTGGCGATGCTGACCAAGGCAGACATCGCTCCCGGAACCCGGGCGGCGTTTCGCGTCTCCCCCTTCCGCCCGGGCAGCGCCCCTCCGGTCTGGACCGACACGGAGCCGCAGCCCACGAGGGGCGACTGGCGGCTCGGACCTGGTGATCTCGCGGCCCTGTCGCACACCATCACGCACTACGCGGAGACCATCGACACCTACGGCGGCGCCCACGGACGCACCGCACTGGCCACCTATCTCGCCACCGACGGTGCCGCCTTCCTCGCCGCCCGAACCGACCGGCGCACCCACTCACTGCTCCTCGGACGACTGTCCCGGCTGACCCATCTGCTGGCCCGCATGTCTGCGGACTGCCGTCAGAGCGGGGTGGCGCAGCAGTACTTCCACGTAGCCGCGCAAATCGCGATCGAGGCCGGGGACCGCACCCAGTACGCCGTCACGCTGCGGGCGATGAGCACACAGGCGAACCAACTCGGGCACCGTGACCCGGCGCTCGCCCGTTCGGCGTGGTCGACGGCACCCGAGGACGCTCCACCGCCCATCCGGGCGTACCTGATGAGTCATCTCGCCGTGGTGCACGCGACGGCCGGCGAGGAGAACCGATCGCTCTCGGCCCTTTCCGACGCCATGACACTGCACGGCGGACAGGACGACCCTTCCTCGCCGTTCAGCGGATATCCCATGGCCGCACTCCACTACCAGCGAGGCCACGTGCACCAGAGTCTCGGCGACTACGGCAGGGCCGCCCAGGCGTTCGCCGCGTCCCTGCGGCACCGGCCGCCGCGCGCGCACCGCGCCCGGGCCCTGACACTCGCCAAGCTGGGCGAGATCCACCTGCTCGAGGGACGGCTGGACCGAGCCTGCGCCGTTACCGACCGGCTGCTCGACCACTACGGGCGAATCCGCTGCCCGCGCACCACCGACCGGCTCGAGGACCTGCGCTCCAGGCTGCTGCCATACGCGGGGCGGCCGTCCGTACGGTCTACCCTCGACCGCCTGGACGGTTACACCACATACCAGAGCTTCCCGGAGCGCCTAGCCGTGTGA